In a single window of the Pyrococcus sp. NA2 genome:
- the thiI gene encoding tRNA uracil 4-sulfurtransferase ThiI — MIIVRYGEIAIKRGKRREFEQKLAENIEKILKRKGISGKVKIVRGRILVNAPDYVASIIAKVPGVVSVSPAKELEYSEVPNYLKEVLKEYNPKSFKVETQRLDKTFLKTSIEINREIGAFIVKEFGWKVDLENPELIIGIEIIKGKAYVFLEKIKGVGGLPVGTQGKVVALLSGGIDSPVAAFLMLKRGAEVVALHFDQGTNAKAVVEKVVEILSEYSPDPIELIVENHFEVLKPYVQALTDIKRREWTCVICKIAMLKRAAEIAREIGALGIVTGDSLGQVASQTLSNLYFETVSINFPIYRPLIGFDKEEIVNIAKKIGTYEAFLEFPYCECPFRPERVVTMPGIQEFEEIKFELKRRNLL; from the coding sequence ATGATAATCGTAAGGTACGGCGAGATAGCAATTAAAAGAGGAAAAAGGAGGGAATTTGAACAAAAATTAGCTGAAAATATAGAGAAAATTCTCAAAAGAAAAGGAATAAGTGGAAAAGTTAAGATAGTTAGAGGTAGAATTCTTGTTAATGCTCCAGACTATGTAGCAAGTATAATAGCAAAAGTTCCGGGAGTAGTATCGGTCTCTCCAGCCAAAGAATTAGAATATAGTGAAGTTCCAAATTATTTAAAGGAGGTCCTAAAAGAGTACAATCCTAAGAGTTTCAAGGTTGAAACTCAAAGGTTAGACAAAACTTTCTTAAAAACTTCAATTGAAATAAATAGGGAAATTGGTGCCTTCATTGTTAAGGAATTTGGTTGGAAAGTTGATTTAGAGAATCCAGAACTAATTATTGGGATAGAGATAATTAAGGGAAAAGCTTACGTATTCCTAGAAAAAATTAAGGGAGTTGGTGGTTTACCAGTTGGAACCCAGGGAAAAGTCGTTGCGCTATTAAGTGGTGGAATTGACTCCCCAGTTGCAGCGTTCCTAATGCTTAAGCGTGGTGCTGAAGTTGTGGCTCTACACTTTGATCAAGGTACCAATGCCAAGGCAGTTGTCGAAAAAGTTGTCGAAATACTAAGTGAGTACTCTCCTGATCCAATAGAGCTAATCGTTGAAAATCATTTTGAAGTCTTAAAACCATATGTCCAAGCATTAACAGATATTAAGAGGAGAGAATGGACATGTGTAATTTGCAAGATAGCCATGCTAAAAAGGGCAGCTGAAATAGCCAGAGAGATCGGGGCTCTAGGTATTGTTACAGGAGATTCATTGGGCCAAGTGGCTTCTCAAACATTATCGAATCTCTACTTTGAAACTGTCAGTATCAATTTTCCCATATATAGACCTCTAATAGGTTTTGACAAAGAAGAAATAGTAAACATTGCAAAGAAGATTGGGACATATGAGGCTTTTCTTGAATTTCCATACTGTGAATGTCCATTTAGACCTGAAAGAGTTGTAACAATGCCTGGGATTCAGGAATTTGAAGAAATTAAATTTGAGCTTAAGAGGCGAAACCTTCTTTAA
- a CDS encoding ferritin family protein, with translation MVEEIVKHLEKFSPKEILGYAIASEDDSKKLYEALAPNFRGLLRDFFMDLAKAEEEHKKILLELHEKLFGDRNYIVPKGVRFAETSINVKTVANLIEALKIALTNEATAERIYRHLADRISESRKLLLFLATQERSHYESIKAHKEYFEAMGEGKPELISAPVEYISSQLEIPFGPQTKK, from the coding sequence ATGGTAGAGGAAATAGTTAAGCATCTAGAAAAGTTTTCACCAAAGGAGATACTTGGATACGCAATAGCTTCTGAAGATGATTCAAAGAAACTTTATGAGGCTCTAGCTCCAAACTTCAGGGGATTATTAAGGGATTTCTTTATGGATCTGGCGAAAGCTGAAGAGGAGCATAAGAAGATTCTCCTTGAATTACATGAAAAGTTATTTGGCGATAGGAATTATATAGTTCCTAAGGGAGTTAGGTTCGCTGAAACATCTATTAATGTCAAAACCGTTGCAAATTTAATTGAGGCATTAAAGATAGCCTTAACAAATGAAGCAACAGCTGAAAGAATTTACAGACATTTGGCTGATAGAATTTCAGAGTCGAGGAAGCTACTGCTTTTCCTGGCAACCCAAGAGAGAAGTCATTATGAGTCAATTAAAGCCCACAAGGAATATTTTGAAGCCATGGGAGAGGGTAAGCCTGAGCTCATTTCAGCTCCTGTTGAATACATAAGTAGCCAGCTTGAGATCCCCTTTGGACCACAAACAAAAAAGTGA
- a CDS encoding FprA family A-type flavoprotein, with product MTRVWIKKLIDNPELYILRVDDDRIRYFEATWDIPEGITYNAYLLKLNNAVVLFDAWKADYADSFLEELSKIVDPREITHIIVHHTEPDHTGALVKVLEANGYKAEIIGTSFAKNLLEGFYGKKIVEKFHVVKDGEEMKIGGRTFRFITVPWLHWPDTMITYIVEDKIILSCDAGGGYSIPEEIDDSDEEVVQRYLPYVTKYVVTVIGHYHKYIVENIKKLKDLGIIEDVRMILPGHGLIWVKNPARIFEHYERIGEGKATKDKILVVYDSMYGFVNRRMEIVIDELRKLGKNPVIYRFTDKEAPAVSDILGEVPDSEAIVIGVSTYEADIHPRIRYTLYEVIDKANYEKPVLVVGAFGWGGAAGRKIKELLGKSKFKLVDIIESKGKINEREEEKIREAVRKLVSLLS from the coding sequence ATGACCAGGGTTTGGATTAAGAAACTTATTGATAACCCAGAGTTATATATACTAAGGGTGGACGATGATAGGATTAGGTACTTTGAGGCCACTTGGGATATACCTGAAGGAATAACATACAATGCATACCTCCTGAAGCTTAACAATGCAGTTGTACTATTCGATGCATGGAAGGCTGATTATGCTGATTCCTTCTTAGAGGAGTTATCGAAGATCGTTGACCCCAGGGAGATAACCCACATAATCGTTCATCACACTGAACCAGATCATACTGGAGCTCTTGTGAAGGTTCTTGAGGCCAACGGTTACAAAGCTGAAATAATAGGAACAAGTTTCGCGAAGAACTTACTTGAGGGCTTCTATGGAAAGAAGATAGTCGAGAAGTTTCATGTGGTAAAAGACGGAGAAGAGATGAAAATCGGAGGAAGAACATTCAGATTTATAACGGTTCCATGGCTTCACTGGCCAGACACGATGATAACTTACATAGTTGAGGACAAGATAATCCTGAGCTGTGACGCTGGAGGAGGTTACTCAATTCCCGAGGAGATAGATGATTCCGACGAGGAGGTAGTTCAGAGGTATCTACCATACGTTACCAAGTACGTTGTGACCGTTATAGGGCACTACCACAAGTACATAGTTGAGAACATAAAGAAGCTGAAGGATCTTGGAATAATAGAAGACGTCAGAATGATACTTCCCGGTCATGGACTAATCTGGGTAAAGAACCCAGCAAGAATATTTGAACACTATGAGAGAATTGGAGAAGGAAAAGCTACCAAGGATAAAATTTTGGTTGTCTATGACTCCATGTACGGCTTCGTAAACAGGAGAATGGAAATAGTAATTGATGAACTGAGAAAACTTGGAAAGAATCCAGTTATCTACAGGTTCACCGACAAAGAAGCACCAGCTGTGAGTGACATTCTGGGAGAGGTGCCTGATAGTGAGGCAATAGTGATAGGAGTCTCAACTTATGAGGCGGATATTCATCCTAGGATTAGGTACACCCTATACGAGGTGATAGACAAAGCCAATTACGAGAAGCCTGTCCTTGTAGTGGGAGCTTTTGGTTGGGGTGGCGCCGCTGGAAGAAAAATAAAGGAGTTACTTGGCAAGAGCAAGTTTAAACTAGTGGATATCATTGAAAGCAAGGGAAAAATTAATGAAAGAGAGGAAGAGAAAATAAGGGAGGCTGTCAGAAAGCTTGTTTCCCTTCTTTCCTAA
- a CDS encoding Fur family transcriptional regulator, with product MWGERARTLLKENGYKLTPQRLKLITVLEEIGKKHPSITEILEEVRRDFPTISFSTLYSNLLILHDLGLIELFPLKGETRVEVNMEPHINIIEGEEVVDLKDPEIIELITRKTGKKVKLVNVLVDSSQSTSRLKS from the coding sequence ATGTGGGGGGAAAGGGCTAGAACGTTGCTTAAAGAGAACGGTTACAAACTCACTCCCCAGAGGCTGAAGCTCATAACAGTCCTAGAGGAAATTGGGAAGAAACATCCCTCCATAACTGAAATTCTCGAGGAAGTGAGGAGAGATTTTCCAACGATAAGCTTCTCAACTCTCTATTCCAATTTACTCATCTTACATGACCTTGGCCTAATAGAGCTGTTTCCTCTAAAAGGTGAGACTAGAGTTGAGGTCAATATGGAGCCTCATATCAACATAATAGAGGGAGAGGAAGTAGTGGATCTCAAAGATCCTGAGATAATTGAACTCATAACTAGGAAAACCGGGAAAAAGGTCAAGCTTGTTAACGTGCTTGTGGATAGTTCTCAGTCTACCTCAAGGCTGAAGTCCTGA
- a CDS encoding encapsulin, giving the protein MLGLNPISISRDKPLSREEIAQALRWAIEAELDAINFYEQFATFIEDENVRKVFLDIAREEKAHVGEFLALLLNLDDEQVKELKGGFEEVKELTGIETELDSSSESVNSDYIEKLNNALISAVSRSRVLLSHLPVTKVIGLQSVRVDIIESKDGVRVVKQEYKPIPLLSRKFYVGLRELSDGSFDPAIAVKAGELLVKEEENLIISEVLSSAGVRLKLREWTDTEEAIEDLMNALQEVSKTSRGPFAIILNPKRYAKLLKVHERSGKMLIEILREVFKGGIIVTPNIKEDKVVVLANTPSVIDVVIGQDVNLKELGPEGDVVAFLVSQALTVRVKDPNAIAVLEP; this is encoded by the coding sequence ATGTTAGGTTTGAACCCAATCTCCATTTCAAGAGATAAACCTCTATCAAGGGAGGAAATAGCCCAAGCCTTAAGATGGGCTATTGAAGCAGAGTTAGATGCTATAAACTTCTATGAGCAGTTTGCAACTTTCATAGAGGATGAGAATGTAAGAAAGGTGTTCCTAGACATTGCAAGGGAAGAAAAAGCTCATGTTGGCGAGTTTTTAGCTTTACTGTTAAACCTCGATGATGAGCAAGTTAAGGAACTAAAAGGAGGATTTGAAGAGGTGAAAGAGTTAACTGGGATTGAGACAGAGTTAGACTCAAGTAGTGAGAGTGTCAATAGTGATTATATCGAAAAGCTAAATAACGCCTTAATATCAGCTGTAAGTAGGAGTAGAGTTTTACTTTCTCACCTTCCAGTAACCAAAGTAATTGGGCTACAATCCGTGAGGGTGGATATTATAGAAAGCAAAGATGGAGTTAGGGTAGTTAAGCAGGAATATAAACCAATTCCTTTACTCTCCAGGAAGTTCTACGTAGGATTAAGAGAGCTCAGCGATGGTTCATTCGACCCGGCTATAGCAGTTAAGGCTGGGGAACTTTTAGTGAAAGAAGAGGAAAATCTGATTATATCTGAGGTACTAAGCAGTGCAGGAGTCAGATTAAAGCTAAGGGAATGGACTGATACAGAGGAGGCAATCGAAGACTTGATGAATGCTCTACAAGAAGTAAGCAAAACATCAAGGGGACCATTTGCAATAATACTGAATCCAAAGAGGTATGCAAAGTTGCTGAAGGTTCATGAAAGGAGTGGAAAGATGCTCATAGAAATACTAAGAGAAGTGTTCAAGGGAGGCATAATTGTGACACCAAATATAAAGGAGGATAAGGTAGTAGTGCTTGCAAATACTCCCTCCGTAATCGATGTTGTAATTGGCCAGGATGTCAATTTAAAGGAACTTGGACCTGAAGGGGACGTTGTCGCATTCTTAGTCAGTCAGGCCTTAACTGTTAGAGTCAAGGATCCAAATGCAATAGCCGTTCTTGAGCCCTGA
- the dps gene encoding DNA protection during starvation protein produces MSEHNRRLVEKAGIDIEKLLEMLLKAAAAEFTTYYYYTILRNHATGLEGETVKEIIEDARIEDRNHFEALVPRIYELGGELPRDIREFANIAWCSDAYLPENPTIEEILKVLLQAERCAVGVYTEICNYTFGKDPRTYDLALAILHEEIEHEAWFEELLTGKPSGHFRRNKPGESPYVSKFLR; encoded by the coding sequence GTGTCAGAACACAATCGAAGATTAGTTGAAAAGGCAGGAATAGATATTGAAAAGTTGTTAGAGATGTTGTTGAAGGCTGCAGCGGCAGAGTTTACGACTTATTATTACTACACTATACTTAGGAACCATGCAACTGGCCTCGAAGGTGAGACGGTGAAAGAGATAATTGAAGATGCCAGGATAGAGGATAGGAATCATTTTGAGGCACTGGTTCCAAGGATATATGAGCTAGGTGGGGAGTTACCAAGAGATATAAGGGAATTCGCTAATATTGCATGGTGTAGTGACGCTTACCTTCCAGAGAATCCAACAATTGAGGAAATTCTGAAAGTTCTCCTACAGGCTGAACGGTGTGCCGTTGGAGTTTACACGGAGATATGCAACTATACCTTTGGGAAAGACCCAAGAACCTATGATCTGGCACTTGCCATCCTTCATGAAGAGATAGAGCACGAAGCTTGGTTTGAGGAGCTTCTTACAGGCAAACCAAGTGGTCATTTTAGAAGGAATAAGCCAGGAGAAAGCCCATATGTCTCGAAGTTCTTAAGGTGA
- a CDS encoding SufD family Fe-S cluster assembly protein, which yields MSEKITPEMLKGLTYQRYGDSPTIKSYTNWKLFEENSPLKLPTEAKGGKVPITGHITLSGREEKISLPKDVKVDEGTLGLSNPKESKILGFHFYALKRAYRLRIKKDLQEPLIIVSHLSRRAFVSHHVSIEVENARVPIVIYDIAENGVKSLVVELIIRNGEVELLNVGRHENLSHYLLRTSLIGKSQIRVFTAINGGRMSHHREDYFLEGEGSKLILRGLPITIGRSADYLTNVLQSGKNSMSDIRVHGFSYKRGWTIHRGVARILESAKNASSGVVSEITIMDEGSLGVSVPMLEVDTDNIEGAFHSSSVKQLDEYALFYLRSRGIDQKETIKLLIQGIGESLSSHLEWLRSKARSIATEVVEELF from the coding sequence ATGAGTGAAAAAATAACCCCTGAGATGCTCAAAGGGCTAACCTATCAGAGATATGGTGACAGTCCAACCATTAAAAGTTATACAAATTGGAAGCTCTTTGAAGAGAATTCCCCCCTAAAGCTTCCAACTGAGGCAAAAGGTGGAAAAGTGCCTATTACCGGTCATATTACTCTCTCGGGAAGGGAAGAGAAGATCAGCCTACCAAAGGATGTTAAAGTTGATGAAGGAACTCTGGGACTCTCCAACCCAAAAGAATCAAAAATTCTGGGATTCCATTTTTATGCTCTCAAAAGGGCTTACAGATTGAGAATTAAAAAAGACCTGCAAGAACCTTTAATAATAGTCTCTCACTTATCAAGGAGAGCTTTTGTGAGCCATCATGTTAGTATCGAAGTTGAAAATGCAAGAGTGCCAATAGTGATCTATGATATTGCTGAGAATGGTGTAAAATCCCTTGTGGTTGAACTCATAATAAGAAATGGAGAAGTCGAACTTCTCAATGTAGGAAGACATGAAAATCTCTCTCACTACCTTCTACGAACTAGTCTTATAGGAAAGAGCCAAATTAGGGTTTTCACAGCTATAAATGGTGGTAGAATGAGCCATCATCGCGAAGACTATTTCTTAGAAGGAGAGGGAAGTAAGCTTATTCTCAGAGGTCTCCCAATAACAATCGGCAGATCTGCTGATTATTTAACCAACGTACTCCAATCGGGTAAGAACAGTATGAGTGATATTAGAGTTCATGGATTTTCTTATAAAAGGGGTTGGACTATTCATAGAGGCGTTGCCAGAATTCTTGAGAGTGCCAAAAATGCTTCTAGCGGGGTGGTATCAGAGATAACAATTATGGATGAAGGATCACTTGGTGTGAGTGTTCCAATGCTTGAAGTAGATACAGATAATATAGAAGGTGCCTTCCATTCTTCAAGTGTAAAGCAGCTTGATGAATATGCACTCTTTTACTTGAGATCGAGGGGAATAGATCAGAAAGAGACGATTAAACTACTTATTCAGGGTATTGGAGAATCTTTAAGCTCTCACCTTGAATGGCTAAGAAGTAAAGCAAGAAGTATCGCAACAGAAGTTGTTGAAGAGTTATTTTGA
- a CDS encoding ThiF family adenylyltransferase, whose amino-acid sequence MFDFSRHFPIIGVDSQKKLRESTVAVVGAGALGSWEVYLLHKLGIGRIIVIDRDFVEESDLHRTIYSEEDIGKPKVEALKEKFNIIGYFEDLNPSTVELLDEADLIIDGTDNIYTRQVINDYAIKTNKPWIYVGVLATYGNIMPIIPGKTACFRCLIPKLPERPLPTCAIEGIMSYVPPLAASLAVSLATRILLGEEIKSELIFFDTKTLDFQKIEIPRRNNCPACVLKKFEFLERRMKIERLCDGSIQITPPMKIEINLDELEKRLESMGIEVLKTSQFIQFEDDDTEILIFNGGRMVIRGVEDENKAKNIFSRYIGV is encoded by the coding sequence ATGTTTGACTTCTCAAGACATTTTCCAATAATTGGTGTTGATAGTCAAAAGAAGCTCAGAGAGAGTACCGTTGCAGTTGTAGGGGCGGGAGCCCTCGGAAGCTGGGAAGTTTACCTCCTTCACAAACTTGGTATTGGAAGAATTATCGTTATAGATAGAGACTTTGTAGAGGAGAGTGACCTCCATAGGACTATTTATAGCGAGGAGGACATTGGAAAGCCAAAAGTAGAAGCGTTAAAAGAAAAATTCAATATCATAGGGTATTTCGAGGATCTAAATCCTTCCACTGTTGAGTTACTAGATGAAGCAGATTTAATAATAGACGGAACCGACAATATATACACAAGACAGGTAATTAATGACTATGCAATAAAGACGAACAAACCATGGATCTATGTTGGGGTGTTAGCAACCTATGGGAACATAATGCCGATAATCCCAGGAAAAACTGCATGTTTTAGATGTTTGATTCCAAAATTACCTGAAAGACCCCTTCCAACATGTGCAATTGAGGGGATAATGAGTTATGTACCTCCATTGGCTGCATCTTTAGCCGTTTCTCTAGCTACTAGGATTCTCCTTGGAGAGGAGATAAAAAGCGAACTAATATTTTTTGACACAAAGACACTAGATTTCCAAAAAATTGAAATTCCGAGGAGAAATAATTGCCCAGCTTGTGTTTTAAAGAAATTTGAATTTCTTGAGAGGAGAATGAAAATAGAGAGACTTTGTGATGGATCAATTCAGATAACACCGCCTATGAAGATAGAAATTAACCTCGATGAACTTGAGAAGAGACTAGAAAGTATGGGGATAGAAGTGTTGAAAACTAGCCAATTTATACAATTTGAAGATGACGATACTGAAATTCTCATCTTTAACGGTGGAAGAATGGTAATAAGAGGAGTTGAAGATGAGAACAAGGCAAAAAACATCTTTTCTAGATATATAGGGGTGTAA
- the sufC gene encoding Fe-S cluster assembly ATPase SufC, whose amino-acid sequence MLKIEKLSVEVEGREILKGIELIINKGELHVIMGPNGSGKSTLALTIAGHPRYRVREGRIIFEGEEITGLTPEERAKKGIFLAFQYPVEVEGVKILNFLQRVLMKLKGVGEVESYELIFKAVKDLGLDTSILGRYLNVGFSGGERKKLEILQAYLIKPKLLILDEPDSGVDVDSLKTIASVISRLHKGGTSILLITHYGRILEYLNPTRVHVLKDGKIVASGDARLVKIIEEKGFGAVDHYGEAVKI is encoded by the coding sequence ATGCTGAAGATCGAGAAACTAAGTGTTGAGGTTGAAGGAAGGGAAATACTAAAGGGTATCGAGTTAATAATCAATAAGGGAGAACTACACGTCATAATGGGTCCAAATGGAAGCGGTAAATCAACGCTCGCACTAACTATAGCCGGACATCCTAGATATAGGGTGAGAGAGGGCAGGATAATATTCGAAGGAGAGGAGATAACCGGACTTACTCCAGAAGAAAGAGCAAAGAAGGGAATATTCCTGGCATTTCAGTATCCTGTGGAGGTTGAGGGGGTTAAGATACTCAACTTTCTCCAGAGAGTGTTAATGAAGCTCAAAGGAGTAGGAGAAGTTGAATCATATGAACTTATTTTCAAAGCTGTTAAAGATCTAGGGCTCGATACTTCAATATTAGGAAGATACCTAAATGTTGGCTTTTCTGGAGGGGAGAGAAAGAAACTTGAAATACTTCAGGCTTATTTGATAAAACCAAAACTCCTTATATTAGATGAGCCAGACAGCGGTGTTGATGTTGATTCTTTAAAGACCATTGCGAGTGTAATTTCAAGACTGCACAAGGGAGGAACATCAATATTACTAATTACACACTATGGAAGAATACTTGAATACCTGAACCCAACTAGAGTTCATGTTCTAAAGGATGGTAAGATAGTTGCTTCTGGAGATGCTAGACTTGTGAAGATTATTGAGGAGAAAGGATTTGGAGCGGTGGATCACTATGGAGAAGCAGTCAAGATTTAA
- a CDS encoding heavy-metal-associated domain-containing protein — translation MTIKRTLEKIGAKAEVSLENKIAIVEYDESKLKVEDLISAIAKFGYEAEIV, via the coding sequence ATGACAATTAAGAGGACTTTAGAGAAAATTGGAGCTAAGGCCGAGGTCAGTCTCGAGAATAAAATTGCAATTGTCGAGTATGATGAGTCAAAATTGAAGGTCGAGGACCTAATCAGTGCAATTGCAAAGTTTGGATACGAAGCGGAGATTGTTTGA
- a CDS encoding FTR1 family protein: protein MIVGTFLITFREALEAAIIIGIMVAYLKRTNRTSQIREVWIGTALSVGTSVLLGMGIVRFYGGFKEKELFEGVASYLAVIVLTSMIYWMATKGKNVKSEIENKISTSITPLTLITFTFIVIFREGLETVIFLTPFIIRNIEETLLGFVTGLMAALVLAYLIYGLGMRINLKKFFYFSSILLVLVAAGLIGYGTHELIEWAEKEGYSPGVLANIVYDLGIPEDSIWHHKGAIGSIFAVLFGYSTKMELGRVIIQFGYLFTALYLVFKSYGKDPSLNGNKGMKRSIV, encoded by the coding sequence ATGATCGTTGGTACCTTCCTAATAACATTTAGAGAAGCCCTCGAAGCAGCTATAATAATTGGAATAATGGTGGCATATCTAAAGAGAACCAACCGAACGAGTCAAATTAGAGAGGTATGGATAGGAACTGCCCTTTCAGTTGGCACCAGTGTCTTACTTGGAATGGGAATAGTAAGATTTTATGGAGGTTTTAAAGAGAAGGAGCTCTTTGAGGGTGTGGCCTCTTACCTTGCCGTGATAGTCCTTACGAGTATGATATATTGGATGGCCACCAAAGGTAAAAACGTTAAATCAGAAATTGAAAATAAAATCAGCACTTCAATAACTCCTCTAACATTAATAACCTTCACATTCATAGTTATTTTTAGAGAGGGGCTTGAAACAGTTATATTTCTTACGCCTTTTATAATTAGAAACATTGAAGAGACACTCCTTGGTTTCGTCACTGGATTAATGGCAGCGCTTGTACTTGCGTATCTTATTTATGGTCTTGGCATGAGAATAAATCTCAAGAAGTTCTTCTACTTCAGTTCGATATTGCTGGTATTAGTGGCAGCAGGTTTAATTGGATATGGGACACATGAACTAATAGAATGGGCAGAGAAAGAAGGTTACTCGCCTGGGGTTTTAGCAAATATCGTCTACGATCTTGGAATACCTGAAGACAGCATCTGGCATCATAAGGGGGCAATAGGCTCAATATTTGCAGTTCTCTTTGGGTATTCAACAAAAATGGAGTTAGGAAGAGTGATAATCCAGTTCGGTTACCTATTTACGGCTCTTTACCTTGTGTTTAAGTCATATGGGAAGGACCCATCGCTCAATGGCAACAAAGGCATGAAGAGGAGCATCGTCTAA
- a CDS encoding DUF302 domain-containing protein — translation MEFYYVRRFMRDLDELWEELKKKIEEEGFLIVGERIPVSIVEREDGIIADYRLLFICDREVVAELVKLEPNIGALMPCTAFGYIREDGVYIGVGLPSVAWKIAGEEIVELMRPMEEKLKKIIDTL, via the coding sequence ATGGAATTTTACTACGTCCGAAGATTTATGAGGGATTTAGATGAGCTTTGGGAAGAACTCAAAAAGAAAATCGAGGAAGAAGGATTTCTCATTGTAGGAGAGAGAATCCCGGTTAGCATAGTGGAAAGAGAAGATGGCATAATTGCAGATTATCGTCTGCTCTTCATATGTGATCGTGAAGTAGTTGCAGAACTCGTTAAGCTAGAGCCTAATATCGGAGCACTAATGCCGTGTACAGCGTTTGGTTATATAAGAGAAGATGGAGTCTATATTGGAGTTGGACTTCCAAGTGTTGCTTGGAAGATAGCAGGTGAAGAAATAGTGGAGCTCATGAGACCTATGGAAGAAAAACTTAAGAAAATAATTGATACCCTTTAA
- the sufB gene encoding Fe-S cluster assembly protein SufB produces MEKQSRFKEILEAGSLEELLGTAIPYSKEVEIRGKITKSTIEELSKIKGEPEWMKRHRLRALELFEKLPMPKWLVGIEELDLENLVIYSKPEIDREVKDWSDLPENIRKTFERLNIPEIEKRFLSGLTAVFDSESVYSKLKEEFKRKGIIMIPMEEAVKKYPNVIRNYFGKIFPAGEHKFSALHHALWSGGAFVYIPKGLEVPFPIEAFFIIGSALEGQFEHTLIIADEGSYVHFIEGCSAPMYKEFSFHDGMVEIYVHKNATVKFTTIQNWSRNVINFNNKRAIVEKNGYVEWIEGSIGSRITYTYPSSVLKGEGARTAQYVVSLTNGPYLKDTGAKTWHLAPNTSSKIVSKSISASGGVNIYRGLVRIVKGAKNSTATVSCDSLILDEKSKAYTYPHNQNDEPTGSIIHEATTGKLSEDKLFYMKSRGISEEEAKSLIVLGFISEILEDLPLEYVEVLKKVIELEFSEVGGVG; encoded by the coding sequence ATGGAGAAGCAGTCAAGATTTAAAGAAATACTTGAGGCAGGCTCCTTAGAAGAGCTTCTTGGCACAGCTATTCCATATTCTAAGGAGGTCGAAATTAGGGGGAAGATTACAAAGAGCACTATCGAGGAACTTTCAAAAATAAAAGGGGAACCCGAGTGGATGAAGAGACATAGGCTTAGAGCCCTAGAATTATTCGAAAAACTACCCATGCCAAAGTGGCTTGTTGGAATTGAAGAATTGGATCTAGAGAACCTAGTAATATATTCAAAGCCCGAGATAGACAGGGAAGTAAAAGACTGGAGCGACTTGCCAGAGAACATTAGAAAGACATTTGAACGTCTAAATATACCGGAAATAGAGAAAAGATTTCTTTCAGGTTTGACAGCAGTTTTTGATAGTGAAAGCGTCTACTCTAAACTCAAGGAAGAGTTCAAGAGGAAGGGAATCATAATGATACCTATGGAGGAAGCCGTGAAAAAGTACCCAAATGTAATAAGAAATTACTTTGGAAAAATATTCCCAGCTGGTGAACACAAGTTCTCAGCATTACATCATGCATTATGGAGCGGGGGAGCTTTTGTTTACATTCCAAAGGGATTAGAAGTTCCATTTCCTATAGAGGCCTTTTTCATAATAGGTTCGGCCTTGGAAGGACAATTTGAACATACGTTAATTATTGCAGATGAAGGGAGCTACGTTCACTTTATAGAGGGATGTTCAGCCCCAATGTATAAGGAATTTTCCTTCCATGATGGCATGGTAGAAATTTATGTCCACAAGAATGCTACTGTTAAATTTACAACGATCCAAAATTGGAGTAGAAATGTGATAAACTTCAATAACAAACGTGCAATAGTCGAGAAAAATGGATATGTTGAATGGATAGAGGGAAGTATCGGAAGCAGAATAACATATACCTATCCATCGAGTGTTTTAAAAGGTGAGGGAGCAAGAACTGCACAGTATGTAGTCTCACTCACTAATGGCCCATATCTCAAAGATACGGGAGCTAAAACTTGGCATCTTGCTCCAAACACAAGCTCGAAGATAGTTTCAAAAAGTATTAGTGCAAGTGGAGGAGTAAACATTTATCGTGGATTAGTGAGAATTGTTAAGGGAGCAAAGAACTCCACTGCAACGGTTTCATGTGATTCTCTTATTCTAGATGAAAAAAGTAAAGCCTACACATACCCCCACAATCAAAACGATGAACCTACAGGAAGTATAATTCACGAAGCTACAACAGGAAAGCTTAGTGAAGATAAGCTCTTTTATATGAAATCTCGTGGTATAAGCGAAGAAGAAGCAAAGAGCCTCATAGTACTTGGTTTTATTAGCGAGATTCTGGAGGATCTGCCTCTAGAATATGTTGAAGTTCTCAAAAAAGTAATTGAACTTGAATTTAGTGAAGTTGGAGGTGTAGGTTAA